Genomic window (Candidatus Bathyarchaeota archaeon):
AGTTTGCGCCGCTGGTTTTTAGTTGCTCAACAGTAGAGAAACCAGTCGGAAAACCGACAGCGACGGCTTTGAGGTCTTTAGCACTCTGCATATCTGCGGTACTATCTCCCACAATCACAGTAGCTTGTGGTTCCACACCTAAAGTTTTAAGCGCTAATTCAAACTGTTCAGTGTTAGGCTTAACATATTTCACTCGGTCTCTTGGAACCGTAATGCTGAAATACTCATTAATTTTGAAACGTTGCAGAATGTAGTTGGCTGCTTTTTCGCTATTGGAAGTGCATAAGCCCATTTTGAGATTCATGCGCTTTAACTCTTTTAACGTTTCAACTGCTCCTGGCAGCAAACTTGTAGTTGAGGCGGATTCAATTTCATACGTCTCTGCAATAGCCAATGTTTGATTGCGGATTTGCTCGAATGTTTCGGCTGATTTTCCTTTATTTTTCATCAAGATTTCTGCTTTTTTCAGCATTTCAAAAATACTTTCATTAACGTTTAGAACCGAAGCGGGAACGCCTATCCGCATCAAGTAGTCTCTGACTTCTGCGCGCAAAGCTTTGTAGTCTAGGTTAAAATGGGCAAGGGTTCCATCTAAATCGAATATTACTGCTTGAATGGGCACTATTTGTTAGCTCCGTTTTGTGTTGTTCGCGGGTTTACACTTCGCTTACAGAGATATACTTTGTGGTTCGTCATCGTTTTTATGGAGTTATTGTAATAACAACTTTTAGGGGCTTCCGCTGGATTACAGGTAGCTTCACGGGTTTTGTTATTAGTTCTCTTGTGTTTTTGCGGTAAACTAATAACTGAAATAGCGTATTCACCGTTGATACAAAATGAATTTAGATGAGTACACAAAAGAGAAGCTCTGGCAATTACTCGTCGAAGCCGTTCATGCATCAGTGATGTACCCAACCCACAAAGCCTACGTTCGAGACTCAATTCTACCTACCAATGTTGAAGTTACACCGGATGAACTTGTGCAGAGACTCGGTATGCCGCTTGGCGAAGCATTAGTGATTTTGAGTGAGTTGCAGCCAGACCGAAAAATTCAGCTTAGAGGACACTGACGCTCGAAGCTTTAAATGCGATATAAACTTCAGAGGCCAAGTTGAGGCCCATCTCTTTAAACGACCTCTTAGTAATCTGAACCACAAAAACTCTGCCCACATTCACTTTAATCTTAACAAGAGCACCCGAATCGGTTATCTCGCTGATTTTGCCCCTAAACACGTTTCTGGCGCTTGATTGAATAGGGCTCATTGAGAGGATGATGTCTTGCGGGCTGACAAAAATCGATGTTTCGCCGTGGCTTTGAGTTGTAACCTCAATATGCACGCCGTTACCGATGTCCACTATCGTTGTCCCTTCTGCTGATGACTGAGCGACTCCCCTGAAAGTGTTATCGACAGCGGCAAAACTTGCCAAGTTCCTTGAAAGCTTCCCGAAAATATCCACTGGCAAACCCACCTCGGTAATTCTACCATTATTTATCAAAGCGATGCGACTGGGCAGAACCTTGGCTTGAAACATATTGTGGGTTGCTACGACAATTGTTGTTTTTAGCTCCTGATTGATTTTTACTATTGCTTCTTCGATTATCTGAGCGTTTTTCGGGTCCAAGTTTGCTGTGGGCTCATCCAAAAGCAAAAGTTTAGTTTTCAACACCAACGCTCTGGCTATGGCGACTCTTTGCTGTTCTCCGCCTGAAAGCTTTTTCGCCGAGCGCTTCTCAAAACCCTCCAGCTTCACAATTTGAAGCGCTTCTTTGACTGCCTCATCGCACTGTGATTTCGGAATTTTTCTAATTTTTAACCCGTAAGCCACATTATCGTAAACTGAAGCATCAAAGAGAGCGGTCTTTTGGAATACTAAAGTGCTTTGACGGCGGAACTCTTCAGCATTTTTCTGGTTGACATTTATGTTTTCGAAGGTTACTTCTCCCCCAGTCGGGTGCTCAAGGAAGGCGAGAATTTTTAGTATTGTGGATTTTCCTGAACCGTTGGGACCAAGCAAAGCCAGGATTTCACCTTGGTGAACCTGCAAGTTGACATTATCCAACGCCACAGTATCAGCGAATAATTTGGTTACATTTTTTAATTCAGCGATTACACTCAATCTGAACACTCTCCTTACTGAGGCGACCTC
Coding sequences:
- a CDS encoding ABC transporter ATP-binding protein gives rise to the protein MSVIAELKNVTKLFADTVALDNVNLQVHQGEILALLGPNGSGKSTILKILAFLEHPTGGEVTFENINVNQKNAEEFRRQSTLVFQKTALFDASVYDNVAYGLKIRKIPKSQCDEAVKEALQIVKLEGFEKRSAKKLSGGEQQRVAIARALVLKTKLLLLDEPTANLDPKNAQIIEEAIVKINQELKTTIVVATHNMFQAKVLPSRIALINNGRITEVGLPVDIFGKLSRNLASFAAVDNTFRGVAQSSAEGTTIVDIGNGVHIEVTTQSHGETSIFVSPQDIILSMSPIQSSARNVFRGKISEITDSGALVKIKVNVGRVFVVQITKRSFKEMGLNLASEVYIAFKASSVSVL
- a CDS encoding HAD family hydrolase, with translation MPIQAVIFDLDGTLAHFNLDYKALRAEVRDYLMRIGVPASVLNVNESIFEMLKKAEILMKNKGKSAETFEQIRNQTLAIAETYEIESASTTSLLPGAVETLKELKRMNLKMGLCTSNSEKAANYILQRFKINEYFSITVPRDRVKYVKPNTEQFELALKTLGVEPQATVIVGDSTADMQSAKDLKAVAVGFPTGFSTVEQLKTSGANYIITVMTDLPTLIKKLNED